In one Plasmodium vivax chromosome 4, whole genome shotgun sequence genomic region, the following are encoded:
- a CDS encoding hypothetical protein (encoded by transcript PVX_003875A) yields the protein MRMACRLAPQRVHSMVALNPCAPPIRHAKMKRHRWGSDPWGGSPKRGEKKKRLSRKRRRMCPPQIRSPQKERKIYNAMKFSPVCGGCSKKKKKTKGGCTQRKGENIRQLKLSPCGEGDSVLLSPEGKEKRGKKKKKKKKRKKETHSIELKLTEGNTICILERKKKKKKAQRLQRAKDAQPHWNF from the exons ATGAGGATGGCATGCCGCTTAGCTCCTCAAAGGGTACACTCCATGGTGGCGTTGAACCCGTGCGCACCCCCCATTCGACACgctaaaatgaaaagacatCGATGGGGGAGTGACCCATGGGGGGGTtcgccaaaaaggggagaaaaaaaaaaaagattaagtagaaaaagaagaaggatgTGCCCCCCTCAGATTCGatccccccaaaaggaaagaaaaatatataatgcgATGAAgttttcccccgtttgt GGGGGgtgctccaaaaaaaaaaaaaaaacgaaaggagGTTGCACACAGAGAAAGGG AGAGAACATACGACAATTAAAATTATCTCCTTGTGGGGAGGGCGACTCGGTTTTGTTGTCCCCcgagggaaaggaaaagcgaggaaaaaaaaaaaaaaaaaaaaaaaaaagaaaaaaagaaacacattCAATCGAATTGAAGTTAACTGAAGGCAACACGATCTGCATcctggagagaaaaaaaaaaaaaaaaaaagcacagcGTTTACAACGGGCGAAGGATGCTCAACCACATTGGAACTTCTAA
- a CDS encoding hypothetical protein, conserved (encoded by transcript PVX_003870A) yields MMARKGAGEGEQPTREHPVAEGSIEEESPAGRPQWKGRKRRSRSPSGGRSENSCDSARSDYSCRYLNADSYGKNVSLCRKCLFTYFKFNSVTNVIYMRHGARTPKKKIQNIWPFKEGKGDLTFLGFQQSIKIGKYLRKYYYSMRKLNSIYNDGGSRSGGEKSSGSLESDEETNLMGGSTPWDELLPGGKMKKRNFKENLGSRRRLRETIKLLVGKRPPAGHPCRVLHKRVRNKMGWTPFCRERKGRKRRKRKKGEKKEEKKKEKKEEKKNDRVTHANHFMCKEGQREAALRWTRPLHAGTPNGGHNKDATNTSGRGKDRLPPTCQASYPQTQQERMLHIEKQKRKFDRVVKIIKHYLCVKTTSSERCKLTAYAIMCGILGITEKMFFFFFLLSFDNDQYDLLDADFMGGRGMASDHFRSVSGKREDRLPPLSSPRRYLPNSNSILERRKSSLPARVNFISHQGDSVDTHVKVGPSSGDHPVGHPQGGGSYHHVSFAPVYPNPVCSFMEKDCEGRLHTGEQKQQEQQQQPRQRLREAAESCMTRSGGSGIPEWVSSVVEEQPEEEPYRKRPNGRGEPPKRRSDARSRTSDTNWKVESAQSYSDSVNPSWGVLNRSLGKGAPRSGAARKGGDKFRPSSSLLHNVRLFFEFVLSGRHNSTLFYNRIVKTKGRNERKLGKPLVNFIFESYMQYVLGDFAGYVSRSGERHAERDAEGRSGHPHVSDYRGNHRKDLLSYLRNIYILCSVVNVAESNSLMLKTLKSNNHYVKRLKNLIFCNSNVYKLLNDHYKDEVSIVYQITKWNTRNYLNRSELLLSEPWANITPSDVVAEDERDIKNRIVHILKKHNSAVYKIKKKLHKSIILKDLKKLSCYSVSGSSRGVPSCETRKFLQEKIKNMKNHLFFNCKRRNIKVIKQFISSYDSYVYHNVRLVLDMRKAYRNVEVECSSSSEGVLAVGSSERGREHSSGGPSGREDRPKKEVSFREGGDPPKWHQAAQRGGAQGGDAPTGAEKWTHLERPSGLDGCCAGDCSNGGAHGEGEKTAKGPLGQREAALANQLANPLTNPPDDPPDDALASQLASQLANQLANPLTNPPATPLANPRGTRRAEEGAEKKEKNKAKSFYKKIYECYKHMCTLEYSNKYLSWLCSGMSLMDVVINFMISVRVYEDFNREVGTGWGGGKKFIPKIIVYLTHQSSILSFQSCVGVKRSSMKIPPFGGFLSLELVHIRKKGGHRHGQAASKGRSELSAKPLSEANKEDHTALQMDGEARSADRHNVQAFIRDNDTASIFCCKEDCVWKSGAREGKYERYLPKCAKKIHDFKNLFNLLCYRDGKGGGKGGGNVGRNGSGNVGRNGSGNVGGSASRHLGSHPGSNVDSLIQLYNVCLSDSCSYVGNAELNGGQGGPRRRRRSFYGYFVKFTFNHYFPLKLKRKKSIKKCRRGGRRNGGETEEGEDTGRLKGEAVEQPNGEVSSLEGRAPKGKVPPTVVGRKDKRLDTNGETSRLASPKGRKKTFQRGKPHMQNTYAAQTSDQSDDCRKGKHLRRDKIMKRLNMNSFSFDCKHDRYMHYVYNSSDLKYGRIYSRLNRESDSKFSTKKSVDINNRLIERSRVKSNGGGSSFSSDESTHDELEFRNGKFKSLGRGEGGAAGGAPKDEVENELNSVSGVNGQTNYPAGEAGREHLHHLKANEVDGGQPNCTPMGYSFKLSKRAMSSRLLKNCMTEETEKRKRKKMQKMQQMQKSKPGGGRKKDESDKRNYQNENIICLDCLVSYLRQMLRVYGHPEML; encoded by the exons ATGATGGCTCGCAAGGGGGCTGGAGAAGGGGAACAACCCACCAGGGAACATCCAGTCGCGGAAGGATCTATCGAGGAGGAGAGCCCCGCCGGACGCCCACAATGGAAGGGAAGGAAACGCCGCAGCCGGTCGCCCTCCGGCGGCCGCTCAGAAAACTCGTGCGACTCAGCCAGAAGCGACTACTCCTGCCGGTACCTCAACGCAGACAGTTACGGAAAGAACGTGAGTCTGTGTAGGAAGTGTCTTTTTACCTATTTCAAATTTAATAGCGTGACGAATGTCATTTACATGAGGCATGGAGCCAGGACCCCCAAAAAGAAGATTCAAAATATTTGGCCATTTAAAGAAGGAAAGGGAGACCTTACCTTCCTGGGATTTCAACAGTCtataaaaattggaaagtaCCTAAGGAAGTATTACTATAGCATGAGGAAGCTCAATTCTATTTACAATGATGGGGGGAGTcgttcggggggggagaagagtAGTGGGTCTCTCGAGTCCGATGAGGAGACCAACCTGATGGGGGGATCCACCCCGTGGGATGAGCTACTTCCAGGgggtaaaatgaaaaagaggaaTTTTAAGGAGAACTTGGGGAGTCGGAGGAGGCTGAGGGAGACGATAAAACTACTGGTGGGTAAACGCCCCCCCGCTGGTCACCCCTGCAGGGTGTTGCACAAGAGGGtgaggaacaaaatggggtggACTCCCTTCTGCCGGGagaggaaggggaggaagaggaggaagaggaaaaaaggggagaaaaaagaggagaaaaaaaaggagaaaaaagaggagaaaaaaaatgacagagTTACCCATGCGAATCACTTCATGTGCAAGGAAGGACAACGCGAAGCTGCCCTGCGTTGGACCCGCCCTCTCCATGCAGGCACACCAAATGGAGGTCACAATAAAGACGCCACTAACACTTCGGGGAGGGGAAAGGACCGACTGCCCCCCACCTGCCAAGCGAGCTACCCACAGACACAACAGGAGAGAATGCTCCACATagagaagcagaagcggaAATTTGATAGAgtggtaaaaataataaaacattaTTTGTGTGTGAAAACGACCAGCAGTGAGAGGTGCAAGTTAACAGCCTATGCCATCATGTGTGGTATCCTCGGAATCacagaaaaaatgtttttttttttttttttattatcttttGATAATGACCAGTATGATTTGTTAGACGCAGATTTTATGGGTGGGAGGGGGATGGCCAGTGATCACTTCCGCTCTGTGAGTGGCAAACGGGAGGATAGACTGCCCCCCCTGTCAAGTCCGCGGAGGTATCTCCCCAATAGTAATAGCATCCTcgaaaggaggaagagctcACTCCCTGCACGGGTTAACTTTATATCACACCAAGGGGATTCTGTAGACACGCATGTGAAGGTGGGGCCCAGTTCGGGGGACCACCCCGTAGGGCATCcacaaggggggggcagTTACCACCACGTCAGTTTTGCGCCGGTATATCCCAATCCGGTTTGCAGTTTTATGGAGAAGGATTGCGAAGGACGCCTCCACACAGGTGAGCAAAAGcagcaggagcagcagcagcagccgCGGCAGCGGTTGAGGGAAGCTGCCGAAAGTTGCatgacccgttcaggtgGAAGTGGCATCCCCGAGTGGGTCTCCTCCGTGGTGGAGGAGCAGCCGGAGGAAGAACCTTACAGGAAGCGCCCAAACGGCCGGGGAGAACCACCGAAGAGGCGAAGCGATGCACGAAGTAGGACAAGCGACACCAACTGGAAGGTGGAAAGCGCGCAGAGCTACAGCGACAGCGTGAACCCGAGTTGGGGCGTCCTTAACAGGAGCCTTGGGAAGGGAGCCCCCCGAAGTGGAGCAGCGCGAAAGGGAGGAGACAAGTTCCGCCCGAGCAGTAGCCTCCTCCACAATGTGAGGTTATTTTTCGAGTTCGTTCTAAGTGGAAGGCACAATTCTACGCTTTTCTACAACAGGATAGTGAAGACGAAGGGTCGGAACGAGAGGAAGTTGGGGAAGCCGCTcgttaattttatatttgaaTCCTACATGCAGTATGTGTTGGGCGATTTTGCTGGGTACGTCAGTCGTTCAGGGGAGAGGCACGCCGAGCGAGATGCTGAGGGCCGTTCGGGGCACCCCCACGTTAGCGACTACCGCGGCAACCACCGCAAAGACCTGCTCTCCTACCTGCGGAACATCTACATCCTGTGCTCCGTGGTGAACGTGGCGGAGAGCAACTCCCTCATGCTGAAGACCCTCAAATCGAATAACCACTACGTAAAGAGGCTGAAGAATCTCATCTTCTGCAACTCCAATGTGTACAAGCTGCTGAATGACCACTATAAGGATGAAGTGTCTATCGTTTACCAAATCACCAAATGGAACACCAGAAattacctgaacaggtcagaaCTTTTGCTCAGCGAACCTTGGGCTAATATCACTCCAAGTGATGTAGTAGCAGAGGATGAGagggatataaaaaatagaattgtacacattttaaagaagCACAACTCAGCTGTTTATAAGATAAAGAAGAAGCTACACAAATCTATCATTTTGAAAGATCTGAAGAAGCTCAGCTGCTACTCTGTCAGTGGCTCTTCGAGGGGTGTTCCCTCTTGTGAGACGCGGAAGTTCCTGcaagagaaaattaaaaacatgaAGAACCACCTCTTCTTCAATtgcaaaaggaggaacaTTAAGGTCATTAAGCAATTCATCAGCTCGTACGATTCGTACGTTTATCATAACGTGCGTTTGGTGCTGGACATGCGCAAGGCGTATAGGAACGTGGAGGTTGAGTGCAGCTCCTCCAGTGAGGGCGTGCTCGCGGTGGGTTCCTCCGAAAGGGGGAGGGAGCACTCGAGCGGGGGGCCAAGCGGACGGGAAGACCGccccaaaaaggaagtatCATTCCGCGAGGGGGGAGATCCCCCAAAATGGCATCAAGCTGCGCAAAGGGGAGGAGCGCAAGGGGGGGATGCGCCAACTGGAGCAGAGAAGTGGACCCACCTGGAGAGGCCGAGCGGGCTGGACGGATGCTGTGCGGGGGATTGCTCCAATGGAGGTGCCCATGGGGAGGGCGAAAAAACGGCAAAGGGGCCTCTTGGCCAGAGAGAAGCGGCGCTCGCTAACCAGCTCGCCAATCCGCTCACCAACCCGCCGGATGACCCTCCTGACGATGCGCTCGCTAGTCAGCTCGCTAGTCAGCTCGCTAACCAGCTCGCCAATCCGCTCACCAACCCGCCCGCTACCCCGCTGGCCAACCCGCGCGGGACGAGGAGGGCCGAGGAGGGCgcggagaagaaggaaaagaacaaagcgAAGAGCTTCTATAAAAAGATCTACGAGTGCTACAAGCACATGTGCACCCTCGAATACAGCAACAAGTACCTGTCGTGGCTGTGCAGCGGCATGTCGCTGATGGACGTGGtcataaattttatgataaGCGTCCGTGTGTATGAGGATTTCAATCGGGAGGTGGGCACCGgctgggggggagggaagaagTTCATTCCCAAAATTATAGTTTACCTAACGCACCAGTCGTCCATTCTGTCCTTCCAGTCGTGCGTGGGTGTCAAGCGGAGCTCCATGAAGATCCCGCCATTCGGGGGGTTCCTCTCGCTGGAGCTCGTGCACATAAGGAAGAAGGGCGGGCATAGGCATGGACAGGCGGCGTCCAAGGGGCGAAGTGAGCTTAGCGCTAAGCCGCTCAGCGAGGCCAACAAGGAGGACCACACCGCGCTCCAAATGGACG GCGAGGCGAGAAGTGCAGACCGGCATAACGTCCAAGCGTTCATTCGGGACAATGACACGGCGAGTATATTCTGTTGTAAGGAGGACTGCGTGTGGAAG AGCGGCGCGCGCGAAGGCAAGTACGAGCGCTACCTGCCCAAGTGTGCAAAGAAAATCCAcgactttaaaaatttgttcaacCTGCTCTGCTACAGAGATGGTAAGGGGGGCGGCAAGGGAGGCGGCAATGTAGGCAGAAACGGAAGTGGCAATGTAGGCAGAAACGGAAGTGGCAATGTAGGTGGCAGTGCAAGCCGCCACTTGGGCAGCCACCCGGGCAGCAACGTGGACAGCCTCATTCAGCTGTACAACGTTTGCCTCAGTGACAGCTGCTCTTACGTGGGGAACGCAGAGCTGAACGGCGGGCAGGGGGGGCCccgcaggaggaggaggtcCTTTTACGGCTACTTTGTGAAGTTCACGTTCAATCACTACTTCCCGCTTaagctgaagaggaagaagagcatAAAGAAGTGTaggcgggggggaagacggaatgggggggaaacggaggaaggagaagacaCAGGACGGCTGAAGGGGGAGGCAGTCGAACAACCCAATGGAGAGGTAAGCAGCTTGGAGGGAAGAGCCCCTAAAGGGAAAGTCCCCCCCACTGTGGTAGGGAGGAAAGACAAACGGTTGGATACAAATGGGGAGACATCCCGGTTAGCTTCcccaaagggaagaaaaaaaactttccaAAGGGGTAAACCCCACATGCAAAACACCTACGCCGCGCAAACGAGTGACCAAAGCGACGACTGTAGGAAGGGCAAACACCTCAGGAGAGACAAAATAATGAAGCGACTCAACATGAATAGCTTCAGCTTCGACTGTAAGCACGACAGGTACATGCACTACGTGTACAACAGCAGTGACCTCAAGTACGGCAGGATCTACAGCAGGCTTAATAGAGAAAGCGATTCTAAGTTCAGTACCAAGAAAAGTGTAGATATTAATAACCGGTTGATAGAGAGGAGCCGGGTCAAGTCCAACGGAGGGGGCAGCTCCTTCTCCAGTGATGAGAGTACGCATGACGAGTTGGAGTTTCGCAACGGGAAGTTTAAGTCCCTTGGCCGGGGTGAAGGCGGAGCGGCGGGGGGAGCGCCTAAGGACGAGGTGGAAAACGAGCTGAACAGTGTAAGCGGTGTGAACGGTCAAACGAATTACCCTGCGGGGGAAGCCGGACGGGAGCACCTGCACCACTTGAAGGCGAACGAAGTGGATGGAGGCCAGCCGAACTGCACGCCCATGGGGTACAGCTTCAAACTCTCCAAGAGAGCCATGTCCTCCAGGCTGCTAAAGAACTGCATGACGGAGGAGacggaaaagaggaagaggaagaaaatgcaaaaaatgcaacagaTGCAGAAGAGCAAGCCGGGGGGTGGTAGGAAGAAGGACGAGAGTGACAAAAGGAACTACCAGAATGAGAACATCATTTGTCTGGACTGCTTGGTTAGCTACTTGCGGCAGATGCTCCGGGTGTACGGCCACCCCGAGATGTTGTGA
- a CDS encoding hypothetical protein, conserved (encoded by transcript PVX_003865A): MKLLRSLGRHLRGPPQIPRSRRAIQKTSGALLGNSYVHLSTTREWVKGEEEGEGRLGNPQGVIPIGSSGNHLMNPPPRGLKPRKVSPPASHSQHGSSTETDAVKKTIEHLMRRNSQGTLNGAVFQILSLINQHKKNKDVYIDRRILIAFHKLLIKKKYHLNVSKGSICDDLHPTIFDYIHHNVNLHLKHYHLSNVSELLPGVAKYLHRVNPSESTKQLIKNIFFFHFFSHFNNFYYTRGRGTPGSFSDGGAFLKKSGHICEREELLGKPPNGRDLPERLPIGGELPKGGTPTEDCPPPGERNPSGRAAHQLEAPPNGRLTERPPKQSNHCGHPNQRDQDTFRHLNSYVLFLSNHPRYASEKVLHTISLLANKVTQVNVSPQLALSFLSSSVSLFDKQKGDRRRFLLHRGVNYHVLHAVIKGWNEQVCGGALSGEDQPRGVLLNEAKNAPPSVVPNLWAYSHIINALKILKVRHFLSPKFSFSGEAEGCLVKLFSGAMGLLGGFTGHVRASLTMGEECASAGTLEECASAGMLEECPPPDRLKECTPHWSATPTQNELNSIATIYVNMAILLQEVKNRGTLRSSLTQTMNSCYSIVSVYHPMLHENMSINLVRGIYHQMAAYTDVSSFSGCFYQMEEAEGGRDSPTCGDFQSRKGKTPMVPTHLLHLLKEVTNCLLFPSREERKLPTNKLITVLQYLHKAHTICLPFTNSETLKGCILSLLREIGKHIESEEAVVSKHHLLMFINVDLSHRGGQLNVPLLHACVSRLEEGASNLFENEAEIILFLSFLKRFREATNVCSSFTRSEDPSQHEETFLFSGEAPTNRSLEELNRMVTRLADKVTRVVFFPRDGTTASPPGLAVTSPNAATSLNSATSPKSATSPNWFNQTPPTKGVPRVHPLKVYFLAYEHISPNEPSEEPVKEALLNQLTHLMQLQKGQLTEEDFFSILSALLKHKIVEHDAYLLYASFLQSRGGSIQVKFVSLVLKRILEEISLGDPLRMCPHGAPPQAGVTPPLMSIITTSSDLILQDKKFRENFPLFKEVLHVYLERYPCFGEIAPQFNLFLLDHFHNFVGTLEHLNGHEIATLVYHVASFYYTVSKLSIERFGACGIKMDSSCERVANEWGEKKEHAGGGGDSHVNSQRENTTTPSGENKVTPYSEQDMGRKLLQQLHSLLDALYKEELKRRACNDQMNLPLSTTVRVFLSLKNAKVRHSDLMRVLSERCISAMFFQRGVMNLELQIRFLNSVVFLDYLNAVDEAFLRLARCHPQAAHTASTQGQHILYAHFQQLPRRAIHTPNISTYLLNFVSILEYLPLEHQREGSRRAALWLCELLRVFFRKEVERSTEGSRGSGKESVKESVKESGKESGKESVKESVKESVKESVKESVKESVKESGKLRSCYSPPPTNLDKRNAVLLLALLHLGSHSPLNISALPLKFLQQFYSHFILSEFAHLGGGSTVRSSSTHRSIYNFVEAYLRREFPRCDIYNEEEVLLFRVDLVILERRHSGVSTCVC, from the coding sequence ATGAAGCTCCTGCGATCTCTGGGGCGCCACCTCAGGGGCCCCCCACAAATTCCAAGGTCCAGGCGGGCAATACAAAAAACGAGCGGTGCCCTCCTGGGGAACAGTTACGTGCACCTCTCAACAACGCGCGAATGGGtgaaaggggaggaagagggagaaggcaGGCTCGGCAATCCTCAGGGGGTCATCCCCATCGGTAGCAGTGGGAATCACCTTATGAatccccccccgaggggcCTCAAACCGAGGAAGGTGTCTCCCCCCGCGTCTCACTCACAGCATGGGAGCTCCACGGAAACAGACGCAGTGAAGAAGACGATAGAACACCTCATGCGAAGGAACTCGCAGGGCACCCTAAACGGTGCGGTCTTCCAAATCCTCTCCCTAATTAACCAACacaagaaaaataaagacgTGTACATAGACAGAAGAATTCTGATTGCCTTCCACaaattgttaataaaaaaaaaataccatttgAATGTCTCCAAGGGGAGCATATGCGACGACCTTCACCCGACCATTTTTGATTACATCCACCACAATGTCAATCTGCATTTGAAGCATTATCACTTGAGCAACGTCAGCGAGTTGCTTCCCGGAGTGGCTAAGTACCTGCACAGGGTGAACCCCAGTGAAAGCACCAAGCAGTTAAttaagaacatttttttttttcacttcttttctcactttaataatttttactacaCTCGGGGAAGGGGCACTCCAGGCTCGTTTTCTGATGGGGGTGCATTCCTGAAGAAGAGCGGGCACATCTGCGAAAGGGAGGAGCTTCTGGGAAAGCCCCCAAACGGGAGGGACCTTCCGGAAAGGCTCCCAATCGGGGGGGAGCTTCCCAAGGGGGGCACTCCCACTGAGGAttgtcccccccccggggagagGAACCCTTCTGGGAGAGCAGCACACCAGTTGGAGGCCCCTCCAAATGGAAGACTCACCGAACGGCCGCCTAAACAAAGCAACCACTGCGGCCATCCAAACCAGAGGGACCAAGACACCTTTAGGCACCTCAACAGTTACGTCCTTTTTCTGAGCAACCACCCGAGGTACGCCTCGGAGAAGGTCCTGCACACCATTTCGTTGCTCGCGAATAAAGTTACCCAAGTAAACGTGAGCCCCCAATTGGCTCTCTCCTTTCTCTCCTCGAGTGTGAGTCTCTTTGATAAGCAGAAGGGCGACAGGCGGAGGTTTCTCCTACACAGAGGAGTGAACTACCATGTGTTGCACGCTGTTATAAAGGGGTGGAACGAGCAGGTGTGTGGGGGGGCCCTTTCTGGGGAGGATCAACCCAGAGGCGTTCTCCTGAACGAAGCAAAGAATGCACCCCCGTCCGTCGTGCCAAACTTGTGGGCCTACTCACACATAATTAACGCTTTGAAAATCCTAAAGGTGAGACATTTCCTTTCCCCcaagttttccttttcgggGGAGGCGGAAGGGTGTCTAGTGAAGCTCTTCAGTGGTGCGATGGGCCTCTTGGGGGGGTTCACTGGACACGTCCGTGCGTCCCTCACGATGGGGGAGGAATGCGCCTCTGCTGGCACGCTGGAGGAATGCGCCTCTGCTGGCATGCTGGAGGAATGCCCCCCTCCTGACAGGCTGAAAGAATGCACCCCTCACTGGAGCGCCACCCCCACGCAGAACGAGCTCAACAGCATTGCAACCATCTACGTCAACATGGCAATCCTCCTCcaagaagtgaaaaatagGGGCACCCTCCGATCGTCACTTACGCAGACGATGAACAGCTGCTACAGCATTGTGAGTGTTTACCACCCCATGCTACACGAAAATATGAGCATCAATCTAGTCAGGGGGATCTACCACCAGATGGCAGCTTACACAGATGTGAGCTCGTTTAGCGGTTGCTTCTACCAAATGGAGGaagcagaggggggaagagacTCCCCCACCTGTGGGGACTTCCAATCaaggaaaggcaaaacaCCCATGGTGCCTACACATTTGTTACATCTCCTCAAAGAGGTAACCAACTGTCTTCTCTTTCCTAGTAGGGAGGAGAGAAAGCTACCCACGAACAAGCTCATAACAGTTCTTCAGTACCTGCATAAGGCACACACAATTTGCCTCCCCTTCACCAACAGTGAAACGCTGAAGGGGTGCATTTTAAGCCTCTTACGGGAAATTGGGAAGCACATCGAAAGCGAAGAAGCAGTCGTTTCCAAGCACCACCTGTTAATGTTCATCAATGTAGATCTCTCTCACCGGGGTGGCCAACTGAACGTCCCGCTGCTCCACGCATGCGTCAGTCGCCTGGAGGAGGGCGCTTCCAACCTCTTCGAAAACGAGGCGGAGatcattttgttcctctcctTTCTCAAGCGGTTCCGCGAGGCCACAAACGTTTGCAGCAGCTTCACCAGGAGTGAGGACCCCAGCCAGCATGAGGAGACGTTCCTCTTCTCCGGAGAGGCCCCTACCAACCGCAGTTTAGAGGAGCTCAACAGAATGGTCACCCGACTGGCAGATAAAGTCACTCGTGTAGTGTTCTTCCCCAGGGACGGCACAACGGCGAGCCCCCCCGGGTTGGCGGTCACTTCACCCAACGCGGCCACTTCTCTCAACTCAGCCACTTCGCCGAAATCGGCCACTTCGCCAAACTGGTTTAACCAGACACCCCCCACAAAAGGGGTCCCAAGAGTGCACCCCCTCAAAGTGTACTTCCTGGCGTACGAGCACATCTCCCCAAATGAGCCAAGTGAAGAACCCGTAAAGGAGGCGCTACTCAACCAGTTAACACACCTCATGCAGCTTCAAAAGGGGCAGCTGACCGAGGAGGACTTCTTTTCCATTCTGTCTGCCCTGCTGAAGCATAAGATTGTGGAGCACGATGCCTACTTGCTGtatgcctcctttttgcagtCGCGTGGTGGGTCCATCCAAGTGAAGTTTGTCTCCTTGGTGTTGAAGCGAATTTTGGAGGAGATATCCCTGGGGGACCCCCTAAGGATGTGCCCACATGGTGCGCCACCCCAAGCGGGTGTAACCCCCCCACTGATGTCCATCATAACCACGTCAAGCGATCTCATCCTGCAGGATAAGAAGTTCCGAgagaatttcccccttttcaagGAGGTCCTGCACGTTTATCTCGAGAGGTACCCATGCTTTGGAGAGATCGCTCCCCAATTTAATCTCTTCCTGTTGGACCACTTCCACAACTTTGTGGGTACACTGGAACACTTGAATGGGCACGAGATCGCCACACTGGTTTACCACGTGGCTAGCTTTTACTATACAGTTAGTAAGCTCTCAATCGAACGGTTCGGTGCATGCGGGATCAAAATGGACTCAAGTTGCGAAAGGGTTGCAAATgagtggggggaaaaaaaggagcacgCAGGAGGTGGGGGAGACTCCCATGTGAACAGTCAGAGGGAGAACACCACCACCCCCTCGGGGGAAAACAAAGTTACCCCTTACAGCGAGCAGGACATGGGCAGGAAACTGCTCCAGCAGCTTCACTCCCTCTTGGATGCGTTATACAAGGAGGAGCTAAAACGTCGGGCGTGCAACGATCAGATGAACTTACCACTCAGCACCACTGTCCGAGTGTTCCTCTCTTTGAAGAATGCCAAGGTGAGGCACAGCGACTTGATGCGTGTGCTCTCCGAAAGGTGCATCTCCGCCATGTTCTTCCAACGGGGGGTTATGAACCTAGAGCTGCAGATTCGATTCCTTAACAGCGTGGTGTTTCTGGACTACCTCAATGCCGTTGATGAGGCATTTCTACGCTTGGCTCGGTGTCACCCGCAAGCAGCCCACACCGCTTCTACACAGGGGCAACACATCCTTTATGCGCACTTCCAGCAACTGCCCAGACGAGCAATACACACGCCAAACATTTCGACGTACCTTCTCAACTTCGTCTCCATCCTGGAGTATCTACCCCTCGAGCATCAGAGAGAGGGAAGCCGGAGGGCCGCCCTCTGGCTCTGTGAGCTCCTTCGGGTGTTCTTTCGTAAGGAAGTGGAGCGTTCCACGGAAGGTTctagggggagcggcaaggAGAGCGTCAAGGAGAGCGTCAAGGAGAGCGGCAAGGAGAGCGGCAAGGAGAGCGTCAAGGAGAGCGTCAAGGAGAGCGTCAAGGAGAGCGTCAAGGAGAGCGTCAAGGAGAGCGTCAAGGAGAGCGGCAAACTGCGTTCTTgctactccccccccccaaccaACCTCGACAAGCGAAACGCCGTTCTGCTCCTCGCCCTCCTGCACCTGGGCAGCCACTCGCCGCTCAACATCTCGGCCCTCCCCCTGAAGTTCCTGCAGCAGTTTTACAGCCACTTCATTCTGAGCGAATTCGCTCACCTGGGTGGGGGTTCCACTGTgcgctcctcctccacccACCGGAgcatttacaattttgtggaGGCCTATCTGAGGAGGGAGTTCCCCCGCTGTGATATTTACAACGAAGAGGAGGTGCTCCTCTTCAGGGTGGACCTGGTCATCCTGGAGAGGCGGCACAGTGGTGTTTCTACATGTGTGTGCTGA
- a CDS encoding acyl carrier protein 4, chloroplast precursor, putative (encoded by transcript PVX_003880A; Apicoplast targeted protein. Curated by Stuart Ralph, Walter and Eliza Hall Institute of Medical Research, Australia.), giving the protein MMKAILLWFLFVCGVFAFRQSGNNPLCQQSGNRKGRLSYRKTTGGQGATGRRGSAYSLGSTFDDIKKIISKQLSVEEDKIQMESNFTKDLGADSLDIVELIMALEEKFNITISDQDALKISTVQDAIDFIEKNKKSDA; this is encoded by the exons ATGATGAAGGCCATTCTGCTttggttcctttttgtaTGCGGCGTGTTTG CCTTCCGCCAGTCGGGGAACAACCCGCTGTGCCAGCAGAGCGGCAACCGGAAGGGGCGCCTAAGCTACAGGAAAACCACAGGTGGCCAGGGAGCCACGGGCAGAAGGGGCTCTGCCTACTCCCTGGGAAGCACCTTCGacgatataaaaaaaataatttccaaGCAGCTGTCCGTGGAGGAAGACAAGATACAAATGGAGTCAAACTTTACCAAG GACCTGGGGGCGGACAGCCTAGACATTGTAGAACTCATCATGGCGCTCgaggaaaaatttaacataaCCATCTCGGACCAAGATGCGCTGAAGATAAGCACCGTGCAGGATGCGATTGATTTTattgagaaaaataaaaaatcggATGCGTGA